CACACATTACGCACACATCTGTgcgtacgcacggttgataaatgaggcccctggcctgcaaacatgcacagaagagaaaaggagggggcagaccagcacaacaaactacaagaacaatggagaacaatgatggttatgagacaCTTACAGTATaataataactgagaaaggaaagaggaggaggggtgatgggcacctcttagtggatcatgttggagtAACTGTTGGTATGTTGTAAGTGCCCAAAGTACATTGATGGTAACATTATTTTTTCATAATGTACAGCCTGACAATACTTGATCATTTTCAatactgcttttatttttatattaaagCTGTATTATGAGTTAGTATTCCTACATTTCACAGTGGCTAATCATCATCTGTGTACATACCAAAAaattataaaacacacacaaaatcaTTTTAACACATCATTCAgtaaaagaaacatttgaaatgtcctTCAGGATGACATTTTAAACACACGTGATAAGATTATAATAATGAAAGATTCTGGCTAAGATCAAAATGAATCCAATCCATGCAATTCCGTGAATAAGCCGATATATCccacaaaataaaatccatcaaaaacagaaacacagacacacacacacacacacacacacacacacacacacacacacacacacacacacacacacacacacacacacacacacacacacacacacacacacacacacacacacacacacaaggacaAGATAAAAACTCCCTAATACCCTGACACATTTAGGAAAGGCTGTAGCTTTATAGAAATATAACTTCTAAGTAGGTTGTGAGTGAATGTGTGAAATCCTCATTATTAGTGGATAAAAGACAAAGAGGAGCGAAAAACACTCCATTAATGACAGTTTTGTGAATTTCACCAACCTTTTTTTATGAAAGATTTCCTTTCATCAATTCTAAagcaggaataaaataaaataaacattaattcTCAGCAGGTGATACAGATCTCTAGGACATTCAGCACACCTgaataaacattaaaaagcatgttaaaaagaGCTGGATggaatacagttaaaaacatgtcatacatACTCTTTCTATGCATATATGaacaaaagtaaagtaaagtaagcGTACCTTTCAAACAAAAAATTACattcatccattatctataccctctttatcctttgcagagtcacggtggtctgctggagcctatcccagctcatttcaggtgagaggcaggggtacaccctggacaggtcaccagtccatcgcagggccacatatatacagacaaccagacacactcacactcacacctatgggcaatttagaatcatcaattaacctagcatgcatgtttttggactgtgggaggaaacccgagtacccggaggaaacccacgcaagcacgagaacatgcaaactccacacagaaaggtcctgctgggcctgggggtcgaaccgggaaccttcttgctgtgaggcaacagtgctaaacaCTAAGCTACCGTgctgaaaataatttaaaaaaaaaattataaataaaatacatttccctgtgaccctgcattgAATTAAGTGggtaaagaaaatggatggacatCATGCAAAGTtcttctttatatttcagttTGATGAtcaatttgttttcatttaatcacatttcctcttttttctgagACACATTGAGCAGAGGCATTTAAGTAAGCCAGCAAATGTacacaaaacaagcagcacaaCTCCCACTAAAAAGATGATCACATCTACAGAGTAGAAGGAGTACCAGGGCAGTCTGTAGGACTCGGTTCTCAGGTGAGCAGCACCTTTGTGTCTCATGACGAACTCGATCCAGAAGAGAGCCGTGTCCAGCGGCTTCATTGGCTGATCTCTGTGCAATCTGGAGAGTCTCTGCATGTTCATCCTGTAGGAGGGATCGTTCAGGACTTCCTGAAGCCCCTTCAAGAATATGTCCTCATTCATAGTAAAAATATCAATCTTTTTCCCTGCTCCTCTGACTTCAATTCGAAGTAGATTGTCACGCTGGTCAAAAATCAATGGAAGTCCAAGTATAGGAACTCCGTGATACAGGGCTTCTTGGACTCCGTTAGTTCCTCCGTGAGCCACAAATAGTTTTACTTTTGGATGACCTAAAAGGTCATTCTGTGGCATCCAGTCCACCACCAGGGTGTTGTTGCCCATAGTGGCAGGTCTCTTGCCTTTGTACCTCCAGATGACCTTTTGGGGTAGTTTAGCAAAAGCTGCAGCAATTGAATCAGCTAAGTCAAAAGGTAGATCTGCAATCAAGGTTCCCAGGGACATGATTACGACTCCATGCTCTCCAGAACTCTGCACAAACTCCTCCAAATGTGCAGGAAGTGGTTTAGCAGGTTTGCACTGGAACCCTCCCATGTAGACTACATTCGGCATTGTTGGACGAggaaactcaaacacaa
This genomic interval from Cololabis saira isolate AMF1-May2022 chromosome 2, fColSai1.1, whole genome shotgun sequence contains the following:
- the LOC133464155 gene encoding UDP-glucuronosyltransferase 2C1-like; the protein is MSWSWISFCWLCATAAYGGKVLVFPLDGSHWVNMKVIIEELHSRGHQMTVIRHNDSWYIKETSPFYTSVTLDMESGFGEDFIGSFVADLLEIQRGGKSAWSRFKLEMEQSGKICEIHLKASTTLEIIFENKELIQSIQEARYDLMLTDPGVPGGVLLAHYLKLPLVFNVRWTTQGEGHFSIAPSPLSYIPLTGTELSDKMTFFQRVVNVLIFAFSKYQFAHYIAPYYTAVLEKHFGPDADYSSMFQAADLWLMRVDFVFEFPRPTMPNVVYMGGFQCKPAKPLPAHLEEFVQSSGEHGVVIMSLGTLIADLPFDLADSIAAAFAKLPQKVIWRYKGKRPATMGNNTLVVDWMPQNDLLGHPKVKLFVAHGGTNGVQEALYHGVPILGLPLIFDQRDNLLRIEVRGAGKKIDIFTMNEDIFLKGLQEVLNDPSYRMNMQRLSRLHRDQPMKPLDTALFWIEFVMRHKGAAHLRTESYRLPWYSFYSVDVIIFLVGVVLLVLCTFAGLLKCLCSMCLRKKRKCD